From a single Halobacteriovorax sp. HLS genomic region:
- a CDS encoding transposase: GKNRASRSLRKLTDVLAVSKIKELQSLRRTLMTWREEILNYFENRITNARTEGYNNVCKQLQKRAYGYRNFNNYRLKVLNVCC; encoded by the coding sequence AGGGAAAAAATAGGGCCTCGAGAAGCCTTAGAAAACTCACTGATGTCTTAGCTGTCTCAAAGATTAAGGAGCTACAAAGCCTACGAAGAACGCTCATGACATGGCGTGAGGAGATCTTAAATTATTTTGAGAATCGTATTACAAATGCGAGAACTGAAGGATATAACAATGTCTGTAAACAGCTCCAGAAGAGGGCTTACGGATATAGAAACTTTAATAACTATAGATTGAAAGTATTGAATGTCTGTTGTTAA